A genome region from Streptomyces antimycoticus includes the following:
- a CDS encoding HEAT repeat domain-containing protein, giving the protein MQEVAPINTTIGTPQNTRVANALSAEDSSVRLQAALAVGSNPDPGFLETLVERCAVEPDFFVRDMLSWALTRLPPEITLPRIRRELDSERAQARSQALHTLSKIGDKGAWAWITRDLLHDADDEVARTAWRVAVVLVPEDEKEGLVEELVTQLGRGDRDVRLSLSRALVDLGDVTEPALERAAANPDPEVATHARATELLRQNPETGFDAAIDEAKRVVTLGPEGAAAAEAAAAAAAPGVAETAEAAASAKAAEIADC; this is encoded by the coding sequence GTGCAGGAGGTGGCCCCGATCAACACAACCATCGGAACCCCGCAGAACACCCGCGTGGCCAACGCCCTGAGCGCCGAGGACTCCTCGGTCCGGCTTCAGGCTGCCCTGGCGGTCGGCTCGAACCCCGACCCCGGCTTCCTGGAGACGCTCGTCGAGCGGTGCGCGGTCGAGCCGGACTTCTTCGTACGGGACATGCTGTCCTGGGCGCTGACCCGGCTCCCGCCGGAGATCACCCTGCCCCGGATCCGCCGGGAGCTCGACTCCGAGCGCGCTCAGGCCCGCAGCCAGGCGTTGCACACGCTCTCCAAGATCGGCGACAAGGGCGCGTGGGCCTGGATCACACGCGACCTGCTGCACGACGCGGACGACGAGGTGGCGCGGACCGCGTGGCGCGTCGCGGTCGTCCTCGTACCCGAGGACGAGAAGGAGGGCCTGGTCGAGGAACTGGTCACGCAGCTCGGCCGCGGCGACCGCGATGTGCGGCTGAGCCTGAGCCGGGCCCTGGTCGACCTCGGCGATGTGACCGAGCCCGCCCTGGAGCGGGCCGCGGCGAACCCCGACCCGGAGGTGGCCACGCACGCCCGTGCCACCGAGCTGCTCCGGCAGAACCCGGAGACCGGTTTCGACGCGGCGATCGACGAGGCGAAGCGAGTCGTCACACTCGGCCCGGAAGGGGCCGCCGCCGCGGAGGCCGCTGCCGCCGCGGCCGCGCCGGGAGTCGCCGAGACCGCGGAGGCTGCGGCGTCCGCGAAGGCTGCGGAGATCGCGGATTGCTGA
- a CDS encoding alpha/beta fold hydrolase: MSEHSVELSHGMHVVHDGPRQAPPLLLIHGSGASGGFWNPVVPALARHHHVIRVDLPGCGQSPPAASYDVPAQAGQVAALLDGLGLRSVTVAGHSSGGYVATALAEHRPDLVRSIALISSGPRLDALLPQPLLFRVLLAPPLGPLLWPRRSDATIRGGISATCARPVEVPDDVVADIRRITYPTLRTVLRRNSAYIAERSLPERLAALDVPVLVVFGAADPRWDPSSAHQYDAVPNARIELLPGVGHVPMYEEPEATGTLLLGFAATGVDTPPVTP, translated from the coding sequence ATGAGTGAACACAGCGTTGAGCTCTCGCATGGGATGCATGTGGTCCACGACGGCCCTCGGCAGGCACCGCCCCTGTTGCTCATCCACGGATCGGGGGCCTCGGGCGGCTTCTGGAACCCGGTGGTTCCGGCGCTCGCTCGCCACCATCACGTCATTCGGGTCGACCTGCCGGGCTGCGGCCAGTCCCCGCCCGCGGCGTCCTATGACGTGCCCGCGCAGGCGGGTCAGGTGGCGGCGTTGCTCGATGGCCTCGGCCTCCGTTCCGTGACCGTGGCCGGGCACTCCAGCGGTGGCTACGTCGCCACCGCGCTCGCTGAACACCGCCCCGACCTGGTCAGATCGATCGCGCTGATCAGCAGCGGCCCGCGTCTCGACGCCCTCCTGCCGCAGCCGCTGCTCTTTCGGGTGCTGTTGGCCCCGCCCCTCGGCCCGCTCCTGTGGCCGAGGCGTTCGGACGCGACGATCCGCGGGGGAATCAGCGCGACGTGCGCTCGCCCGGTGGAGGTGCCGGACGACGTGGTCGCCGACATACGGAGGATCACCTACCCCACGCTCAGGACCGTGCTGCGCCGAAACTCCGCGTACATCGCCGAGCGGAGCCTGCCCGAGCGGCTCGCCGCTCTCGACGTCCCCGTACTGGTGGTCTTCGGCGCCGCCGACCCCCGCTGGGACCCCTCGTCGGCGCACCAGTACGACGCGGTGCCGAACGCGCGCATCGAGCTGCTGCCCGGCGTCGGGCATGTGCCCATGTACGAGGAGCCCGAGGCGACCGGCACCCTGCTGCTGGGCTTCGCGGCTACGGGCGTTGACACCCCGCCCGTGACGCCCTGA
- a CDS encoding helix-turn-helix domain-containing protein, producing the protein MAGFRQRVPAAVDIAMVAHPSITLLLDLSEGEGLVYDAHGSHGRGSVVVGLHPGELRAGGRVGECLQIRLEPVAAAAVLGPSAELSGTVVSLDDVWGPDAGRAEERLRGAASWDERFAIAVDLLGRWLGTRPPVDPEVAHAWRRTLTGRGRVRVERLAEEVGWSRKRLSARFRSQLGITPKRAARLVRFDHAAHLLAAGHAAADVATESGYVDQSHLHREVKAFTGLTPTAVAVAPWLAIDDVAWPASSPPRRPPAVIAQAQPIS; encoded by the coding sequence ATGGCCGGGTTCCGCCAACGTGTCCCCGCGGCGGTGGACATCGCCATGGTCGCGCACCCGTCCATCACCCTGCTGCTCGACCTGAGCGAGGGCGAGGGCCTCGTCTACGACGCACACGGTAGCCACGGGCGTGGCAGTGTCGTCGTCGGGCTCCACCCCGGCGAGCTTCGGGCAGGCGGCCGGGTGGGCGAGTGCCTCCAGATCCGGCTGGAGCCGGTCGCGGCGGCCGCGGTGCTCGGCCCGTCGGCCGAGCTCAGCGGGACGGTGGTGTCCCTCGATGATGTCTGGGGCCCCGACGCCGGGCGAGCCGAGGAGAGGTTGCGTGGCGCCGCGTCGTGGGACGAGCGGTTCGCGATCGCGGTGGACCTCCTCGGCCGGTGGCTGGGTACGCGCCCACCGGTCGACCCGGAGGTCGCCCACGCCTGGCGGCGGACGCTCACCGGCCGGGGGCGGGTGCGGGTCGAGCGCCTGGCGGAGGAGGTCGGCTGGAGCCGCAAGCGGCTGTCGGCCCGCTTCCGGTCCCAGCTCGGCATCACACCCAAACGCGCCGCTCGATTGGTGCGGTTCGACCACGCGGCCCACCTTCTCGCGGCGGGTCACGCCGCGGCCGACGTTGCCACCGAGAGCGGCTACGTCGACCAGTCCCATCTCCACCGCGAGGTCAAGGCGTTCACCGGGCTCACGCCCACCGCCGTGGCCGTCGCGCCGTGGCTCGCGATCGACGACGTGGCGTGGCCGGCTTCCTCGCCGCCCCGGAGGCCGCCTGCGGTGATCGCGCAGGCGCAACCCATCTCATGA
- a CDS encoding polysaccharide deacetylase family protein produces MPTDDFGLPSESWRWPEHTWRGHVDAVRAGRRLVPDRWPGGARVAVALSFDADHETIPLRDGGTSPGLLAQGEYGARAGSPRILDLLARYGVPATFFMPAVSALIHPEEARAYTRDGHELAVHGWIHERNMLLGREDEKDLTARALDTLTTLTGRRPVGIRTPSWDFSDSTLAIMLELGFAYDSSLMADDEPYEIVADGRPTGLVEIPVDWIRDDAPYFTMDRYGSARPHSRPRDVREIWTDEFDAAYRDGGVFQLTLHPHVIGHRSRLVALRELLDHIAAHPGVWYATHAQLADTARDVLHGRTTAGSAADTPEHTP; encoded by the coding sequence ATGCCCACAGACGACTTCGGCCTGCCCTCGGAGAGCTGGCGCTGGCCCGAACACACCTGGCGCGGCCACGTCGACGCGGTCCGCGCCGGGCGGCGGCTGGTCCCGGACCGCTGGCCCGGCGGTGCCCGCGTCGCGGTCGCCCTCTCCTTCGACGCCGACCACGAGACGATCCCGCTGCGCGACGGCGGGACCAGCCCCGGTCTGCTCGCCCAGGGCGAGTACGGAGCCCGCGCCGGCTCCCCGCGGATCCTGGACCTCCTCGCCCGCTACGGCGTTCCCGCGACCTTCTTCATGCCGGCCGTATCCGCCCTCATCCACCCCGAGGAGGCCCGCGCCTACACGCGTGACGGGCACGAGCTGGCCGTCCACGGCTGGATCCACGAGCGCAACATGCTGCTGGGCCGCGAGGACGAGAAGGACCTCACGGCGCGCGCCCTGGACACCCTCACCACGCTGACCGGCCGGCGCCCGGTCGGCATCCGCACTCCGTCCTGGGACTTCTCCGACTCGACCCTCGCCATCATGCTCGAGCTGGGCTTCGCCTACGACTCCTCGCTCATGGCCGACGACGAGCCCTACGAGATCGTCGCCGACGGCCGGCCCACCGGCCTGGTGGAGATCCCCGTCGACTGGATCCGGGACGACGCCCCGTACTTCACCATGGACCGCTACGGGTCCGCCCGCCCGCACAGCCGTCCGCGCGACGTACGGGAGATCTGGACCGACGAGTTCGACGCCGCCTACCGGGACGGCGGCGTCTTCCAGCTCACCCTGCACCCGCACGTCATCGGCCACCGCTCGCGCCTGGTGGCGCTGCGGGAGCTTCTCGACCACATCGCCGCTCACCCCGGCGTCTGGTACGCCACGCACGCCCAGCTCGCCGACACGGCCCGCGACGTGCTGCACGGCCGGACCACAGCCGGCTCCGCCGCCGACACTCCGGAGCACACGCCATGA
- a CDS encoding cupin domain-containing protein: protein MDSPCLEEPMSAEHAHLPHGVEVIAILPDASDRIPAGAEARTVRVTLAPGDPGAPPHRHPGPLYGYVTEGEILFELEGEAPRVLKAGDALFEPGGDVIHYQGANNLADAQSQLVVTMFAPPGTPVLTVVSPEELAERRHLRVGG from the coding sequence ATGGACAGTCCCTGTTTGGAGGAACCCATGAGTGCTGAGCACGCACACCTGCCACATGGCGTTGAGGTGATCGCGATCCTGCCGGACGCGTCGGACCGGATCCCGGCCGGTGCCGAGGCCAGGACCGTCCGGGTCACCCTGGCGCCCGGTGACCCTGGCGCGCCGCCGCACCGGCACCCCGGACCGCTTTATGGCTACGTGACCGAGGGCGAGATCCTCTTCGAGCTGGAAGGGGAGGCGCCCCGGGTGCTCAAGGCCGGTGACGCCCTGTTCGAGCCCGGCGGAGACGTGATCCACTACCAGGGTGCCAACAACCTTGCGGACGCGCAGTCGCAGCTGGTGGTGACCATGTTCGCGCCTCCCGGTACCCCGGTTCTGACCGTGGTCAGCCCGGAGGAACTGGCCGAACGACGGCACCTACGGGTGGGCGGCTGA
- a CDS encoding MFS transporter, protein MNTGSATPTGPLRQDGAAPATTRLSGAQRKAIVAGTIGNTVEWVDWALYSIFAKIIADEFFPKSDGAVALLSTLAVFAVGFVMRPVGAAVLGAYADRHGRKKGMTLTVGLMAAAGFVIAITPSYETIGIVSPLLLLVARLVQGFSAGGEFGSSSAFLVESAARGRRAFAGSWQQVSVAGGVLVASLLGTLATSALSEDALHSWGWRVAFILGGLLGLVGLWLRVSVADTDSFAQVQGSGRTRTNPVKAMFVEHPGAALRVAGITVAGTLTYYIWVNYLPTYANLTTGIPLKTALLSQTLCLVVFVIALPLVGVVSDRLGRKPTMAGFAGGFVVLAWPLLHLLSNSFLSLFLVQLVGMLLILGYSANCAVIMAEQFPPEVRATGIALPYALAVALFGGTAPYLTTWMHESGHSDLLWIYVSAASLISLVVYLTMPETKDKEFS, encoded by the coding sequence ATGAACACCGGATCCGCCACGCCCACCGGCCCCCTGCGCCAGGACGGCGCCGCCCCCGCCACGACCCGGCTGAGCGGCGCCCAGCGCAAGGCCATCGTCGCCGGCACCATCGGCAACACCGTGGAATGGGTCGACTGGGCCCTGTACTCCATCTTCGCCAAGATCATCGCCGATGAGTTCTTCCCGAAGAGCGACGGCGCGGTGGCCCTGCTGTCCACGCTCGCCGTCTTCGCCGTCGGGTTCGTGATGCGCCCGGTCGGTGCCGCCGTCCTCGGCGCCTACGCCGACCGCCATGGCCGCAAGAAGGGCATGACCCTCACGGTCGGTCTGATGGCGGCCGCCGGTTTCGTCATCGCGATCACCCCCTCCTACGAGACCATCGGCATCGTCTCGCCACTGCTCCTGCTGGTCGCCCGGCTGGTGCAGGGCTTCTCCGCCGGCGGCGAGTTCGGCTCGTCCTCCGCGTTCCTCGTCGAGTCGGCGGCCCGTGGCAGGCGCGCGTTCGCCGGGTCCTGGCAGCAGGTGTCGGTCGCCGGCGGTGTGCTCGTCGCCTCCCTCCTGGGCACCCTCGCCACCTCGGCACTGAGCGAGGACGCCCTGCACTCCTGGGGCTGGCGTGTGGCGTTCATCCTCGGCGGCCTCCTCGGGCTGGTCGGCCTGTGGCTGCGGGTCTCGGTGGCGGACACCGACTCCTTCGCCCAGGTGCAGGGCTCCGGCCGTACCCGCACCAATCCCGTCAAGGCCATGTTCGTGGAACACCCCGGGGCGGCCCTGCGCGTCGCCGGCATCACGGTGGCGGGCACCCTCACCTACTACATCTGGGTCAACTACCTTCCCACGTACGCGAATCTGACCACCGGCATCCCGCTGAAGACCGCGCTGCTGTCCCAGACGCTGTGTCTGGTCGTCTTCGTCATCGCGTTGCCGCTCGTGGGCGTGGTCTCGGACCGGCTGGGGCGCAAGCCGACCATGGCGGGGTTCGCCGGTGGCTTCGTCGTCCTGGCCTGGCCGCTGCTGCACCTGCTGAGCAACAGTTTCCTCAGCCTGTTCCTGGTCCAGCTCGTCGGCATGCTGCTGATCCTCGGCTACTCCGCCAACTGCGCCGTCATCATGGCCGAGCAGTTCCCACCGGAGGTGCGCGCCACCGGCATCGCCCTGCCGTACGCCCTGGCCGTCGCGCTCTTCGGCGGCACCGCGCCCTATCTGACGACGTGGATGCACGAGAGCGGCCACAGCGACCTGCTGTGGATCTACGTATCGGCGGCCTCACTGATCTCCCTCGTGGTCTACCTCACGATGCCGGAGACCAAGGACAAGGAGTTCAGCTGA
- a CDS encoding CARDB domain-containing protein, with amino-acid sequence MRRRHHGRRLAAGLVTAGLLTVGLLPVAAHAAEGANLALGRPVTASGAHGSYPASNVTDGSQSSYWEGPAGSFPQWVQVDLGNKADIDEVVLKLPASWESRTEGVRVQASADGQNFTTVVADAHKDFSPSSGNTVALDVTAEARYVRVQVTGNTGWNAAQLSEVEVRGEAGGEDPGDPPAGTNLALRKPIEASSTTQNYVASNANDGSTSSYWEASGQSSTLTAKLGADADLTGVVVKLNPDPAWSTRSQSIQVLGRPVGESGFTSLKDRADYTFNPSQNKNTVTIPVSGRYADVRLQFFGNTGAGGGQVAEFEVVGAAAPAPDLTVTDLSWSPQSPSETDAVTVEATVRNAGPVAAPATTVNVSLEGAVAGSGAVDALAPGASVKVPVKVGKRAMGSYTVSAVVDPTDTVAELDNSNNSRNAAAKLVVGQAPGPDLEITGITTNPSSPAVGAKVTFTVAVHNRGTSAVSAGSVTRLTVGETTLNGTAGAIPAGGTATVAIGGDWTATNGGATLTATADATGTVAETNEDNNTFARSLVVGRGAAVPYTEYEAEDGRYDGTLLKSDAKRTFGHTNFATESSGRESVRLDSTGQYVEFTSTTPSNSIVVRNSIPDAAAGGGKEATISLYADGKFVRKLTLSSKHSWLYGTTDDPEGLTNRPGGDARRLFDESHALLTDSYPVGTKFRLQRDAGDDAAFYIIDLVDLEQVAAPATKPADCASITDYGAVPGDGIDDADAIQRAVTADQEGQIPCVWIPAGQWRQEKKILTDDPQNHGQYNQMGIRDVTIRGAGMWHSQLYSLIPPQEAGGINHPHEGNFGFDIDDNTKISDIAIFGSGTIRGGDGGAEGGVGLNGRFGKNTKITNVWLEHANVGAWVGRDYSNIPELWGPGDGLEFSGVRIRNTYADGVNFTNGTRNSTVYNSSFRNTGDDSLAVWANKYVKDTSTDIGHDNHFRNNTIQLPWRANGIAVYGGYGNTIENNLISDTMNYPGIMLATDHDPLPFSGQTLIANNGLYRTGGAFWGEAQEFGAITLFAQGQDIPGVTIRDTDIHDSTYDGIQFKTGGGAMPGVRIENVTIDKSTNGSGILAMGGARGSATLTNVTITNSAEGDVVKEPGSQFVINGSANRSSASASRD; translated from the coding sequence ATGAGAAGAAGACATCACGGTCGGCGGTTAGCCGCCGGGCTGGTGACGGCGGGTCTGCTCACGGTCGGGCTGCTGCCCGTGGCAGCCCATGCCGCAGAGGGAGCGAACCTGGCGCTGGGCAGGCCGGTGACGGCCAGTGGGGCTCACGGCTCCTACCCGGCGAGCAATGTCACCGACGGCAGCCAGTCCTCCTACTGGGAGGGTCCCGCGGGCTCGTTCCCGCAGTGGGTGCAGGTCGACCTCGGGAACAAGGCGGATATCGACGAGGTGGTCCTGAAGCTCCCGGCTTCGTGGGAGTCCCGCACCGAGGGTGTGAGGGTCCAGGCCAGCGCTGACGGCCAGAACTTCACCACCGTGGTCGCCGACGCGCACAAGGACTTCTCGCCGTCGTCCGGCAACACCGTGGCGCTCGACGTCACGGCCGAGGCGCGGTACGTACGCGTGCAGGTGACCGGCAACACGGGCTGGAACGCCGCCCAGCTCTCCGAGGTGGAGGTGCGCGGGGAGGCCGGCGGGGAGGACCCCGGGGACCCGCCCGCGGGCACCAACCTGGCTCTGCGCAAGCCGATCGAGGCGTCGTCGACCACCCAGAACTACGTGGCGAGCAACGCCAACGACGGCAGCACCTCCAGCTACTGGGAGGCGAGCGGGCAGTCCTCGACGCTGACCGCGAAGCTCGGCGCCGACGCCGATCTGACCGGCGTCGTCGTCAAGCTGAACCCCGATCCCGCCTGGAGCACCCGGTCGCAGAGCATTCAGGTGCTGGGGCGGCCGGTCGGGGAGTCCGGTTTCACCTCGCTGAAGGACCGGGCCGACTACACGTTCAACCCGTCGCAGAACAAGAACACGGTGACCATCCCGGTCTCGGGCCGGTACGCGGACGTACGGCTGCAGTTCTTCGGAAACACCGGCGCCGGCGGGGGACAGGTCGCCGAGTTCGAGGTCGTCGGCGCGGCCGCACCCGCCCCCGATCTGACCGTCACCGATCTCTCCTGGTCGCCCCAGTCGCCCTCCGAGACGGACGCGGTCACCGTCGAGGCGACGGTCCGCAACGCCGGGCCGGTCGCCGCACCCGCGACCACCGTGAACGTCAGCCTCGAGGGCGCGGTCGCCGGCAGCGGCGCCGTCGACGCGCTCGCGCCGGGCGCGTCGGTGAAGGTGCCGGTCAAGGTCGGCAAGAGGGCCATGGGCAGCTACACCGTCTCCGCCGTCGTCGACCCGACCGACACGGTCGCCGAGCTCGACAACAGCAACAACAGCCGCAACGCCGCCGCGAAGCTGGTCGTCGGCCAGGCCCCCGGGCCGGACCTGGAGATCACCGGCATCACCACCAACCCCTCCAGCCCGGCCGTCGGCGCCAAGGTCACCTTCACCGTCGCGGTGCACAACAGGGGCACGAGCGCGGTGTCCGCCGGATCGGTCACCCGGCTCACCGTCGGCGAGACCACGCTGAACGGCACGGCGGGCGCCATCCCGGCCGGTGGCACCGCCACCGTGGCCATCGGCGGCGACTGGACCGCCACCAACGGCGGAGCGACACTCACCGCGACGGCCGACGCCACCGGCACCGTCGCCGAGACCAACGAGGACAACAACACCTTCGCCCGCTCCCTCGTCGTCGGACGCGGCGCCGCCGTGCCGTACACCGAGTACGAGGCGGAGGACGGCCGGTACGACGGGACCCTGCTGAAGTCGGACGCCAAGCGCACCTTCGGGCACACCAACTTCGCCACCGAGTCCTCCGGGCGCGAATCGGTCCGGCTCGACAGCACCGGGCAGTACGTGGAGTTCACCTCCACCACCCCGTCCAACTCGATCGTCGTCCGCAACTCCATCCCGGACGCGGCAGCCGGTGGCGGCAAGGAGGCCACCATCAGCCTCTACGCGGACGGGAAGTTCGTCCGCAAACTCACCCTCTCCTCCAAGCACAGCTGGCTCTACGGCACGACCGATGACCCGGAGGGCCTGACCAATCGGCCCGGAGGCGACGCCCGGCGGCTGTTCGACGAGTCCCACGCCCTGCTCACCGACTCCTACCCGGTGGGTACGAAGTTCCGGTTGCAGCGGGATGCCGGTGACGACGCGGCCTTCTACATCATCGACCTGGTCGACCTGGAGCAGGTCGCGGCACCGGCCACCAAGCCCGCCGACTGCGCCTCCATCACCGACTACGGGGCCGTGCCGGGCGACGGTATCGACGACGCGGACGCCATCCAGCGGGCCGTCACGGCGGACCAGGAGGGCCAGATCCCCTGTGTGTGGATCCCCGCGGGCCAGTGGCGCCAGGAGAAGAAGATCCTGACCGACGACCCCCAGAACCACGGCCAGTACAACCAGATGGGCATCCGGGACGTCACCATCCGCGGCGCCGGGATGTGGCACTCCCAGCTCTACTCGCTCATCCCGCCCCAGGAAGCGGGCGGCATCAACCACCCCCACGAGGGCAACTTCGGCTTCGACATCGACGACAACACCAAGATCTCCGACATCGCCATCTTCGGCTCCGGCACCATCCGCGGTGGCGACGGCGGCGCCGAGGGCGGCGTCGGACTCAATGGCCGCTTCGGCAAGAACACCAAGATCACCAACGTGTGGCTCGAACACGCCAACGTCGGCGCCTGGGTCGGCCGCGACTACTCCAACATCCCCGAGCTGTGGGGGCCCGGCGACGGCCTCGAATTCAGCGGCGTACGGATCCGCAACACCTACGCCGACGGCGTCAACTTCACCAACGGCACCCGCAATTCGACCGTCTACAACTCCTCCTTCCGCAACACCGGCGACGACTCACTCGCCGTCTGGGCCAACAAATACGTGAAGGACACGTCGACGGACATCGGCCACGACAACCACTTCCGCAACAACACGATCCAGCTGCCCTGGCGGGCCAATGGCATCGCGGTCTACGGCGGCTACGGCAACACGATCGAGAACAACCTGATCTCCGACACCATGAACTACCCGGGGATCATGCTGGCCACGGACCACGACCCGCTGCCCTTCTCGGGGCAGACGCTCATCGCCAACAACGGCCTGTACCGCACGGGCGGCGCGTTCTGGGGCGAGGCGCAGGAGTTCGGCGCGATCACCCTGTTCGCCCAGGGGCAGGACATCCCGGGAGTCACGATCCGCGACACCGACATCCACGACTCCACCTACGACGGCATCCAGTTCAAGACGGGCGGCGGCGCGATGCCCGGCGTCCGGATCGAGAACGTCACCATCGACAAGTCCACCAACGGGTCCGGGATCCTCGCGATGGGCGGGGCGCGCGGCAGCGCCACGCTGACGAACGTGACGATCACCAACTCGGCCGAGGGCGACGTGGTGAAGGAGCCGGGCTCGCAGTTCGTGATCAACGGCTCCGCGAACCGGTCCTCCGCATCCGCGTCGCGCGACTGA
- a CDS encoding Lrp/AsnC family transcriptional regulator, with product MTHQALVDTIDDLDRCVIAALQLNGRAPWCAVARWVGTSETTAQRRYKALRERGVLRVVGTLELDRTREGSSMLVRVQAKPGRGLDLADQLAVSPDVRFLAVVTGAADLIVDFVARDNEEMMRMLFTDLPGADLITSTEAVAVIRAFTSASMWDTGLLPAEAAADLRPASLASSCDRDDWDEAPKALTGLEQEVAAALKEDGRAQISALARRLGHTEAGVARAMERLISRGILQFRTLVEPGLLGYDAEFMVWLSIEPDRLEAAGRQLARHPGTKFLCAATGRFNLVGHMVLPRRTDLLHYTSEVIGTLPGLIASDVTLHLATLKYSWHRMVRTV from the coding sequence ATGACCCACCAAGCCCTCGTGGACACCATTGATGACCTGGACCGTTGCGTGATCGCGGCGCTCCAGCTCAACGGTCGTGCCCCGTGGTGCGCGGTGGCCCGTTGGGTGGGTACCAGCGAGACGACCGCCCAGCGGCGCTACAAGGCCCTGCGCGAGCGGGGAGTGCTGCGGGTCGTCGGCACTCTGGAGCTGGACCGCACCCGGGAGGGCTCGTCCATGCTCGTCCGGGTGCAGGCCAAGCCCGGTCGCGGGCTGGACCTCGCGGACCAGCTCGCCGTCAGCCCGGATGTGCGCTTCCTGGCCGTCGTCACCGGTGCCGCCGATCTCATCGTCGATTTCGTTGCCCGTGACAACGAGGAGATGATGCGGATGCTCTTCACCGACCTGCCCGGGGCCGACCTGATCACCAGCACCGAGGCGGTCGCCGTCATCCGTGCGTTCACCTCCGCGTCGATGTGGGACACCGGGCTGCTGCCCGCCGAGGCGGCCGCGGACCTGCGGCCCGCTTCGCTCGCGTCGTCGTGCGACCGCGACGACTGGGACGAGGCGCCAAAAGCGCTGACCGGTCTGGAGCAGGAGGTCGCGGCGGCTCTCAAGGAGGACGGCCGGGCCCAGATCAGCGCCCTGGCCCGGCGCCTGGGCCACACCGAGGCCGGTGTCGCACGGGCCATGGAACGTCTCATATCCCGCGGCATCCTGCAGTTCCGGACGCTGGTCGAACCGGGCCTGCTCGGGTACGACGCCGAGTTCATGGTGTGGCTGTCGATCGAGCCCGACCGGCTCGAAGCCGCGGGACGCCAGCTCGCGCGGCATCCGGGAACCAAGTTCCTGTGCGCGGCGACCGGGCGTTTCAACCTCGTCGGACACATGGTGCTGCCCCGTCGCACCGACCTGCTCCACTACACCAGTGAGGTCATCGGGACGCTGCCCGGGCTGATCGCCTCGGATGTGACGTTGCACCTCGCCACCCTCAAGTACTCCTGGCACCGGATGGTCCGCACCGTCTGA
- a CDS encoding pyridoxamine 5'-phosphate oxidase family protein translates to MRTTGNVRRQTAERRRDTLDRLVTERDVWVSTGHPERGPHQVPLWFLWDGQAVWMCTSATSMTARNLREERRVRLALPDTFDVVLLQGEAECFPDQEVPGEAAEAFTAKFGWDARAEEGPFLYVRVVPKTVLAWRGEQELRGRAIMRDGTWQE, encoded by the coding sequence ATGCGGACCACGGGAAACGTTCGTCGCCAGACGGCGGAGCGAAGGCGCGACACACTGGACCGGCTCGTCACCGAGCGGGATGTATGGGTGTCGACGGGGCATCCTGAGCGCGGACCCCACCAGGTGCCGCTGTGGTTCCTGTGGGATGGGCAGGCCGTGTGGATGTGCACCAGCGCCACTTCGATGACGGCGCGGAACCTCCGCGAGGAGCGGCGCGTGCGCCTGGCGCTGCCGGACACCTTCGATGTGGTGCTGCTCCAGGGGGAGGCGGAGTGCTTCCCGGACCAGGAGGTCCCCGGAGAGGCGGCCGAGGCGTTCACCGCCAAGTTCGGCTGGGACGCTCGCGCGGAGGAGGGGCCCTTTCTGTACGTCCGCGTGGTGCCGAAGACGGTGCTCGCCTGGCGCGGCGAGCAGGAGCTACGCGGGAGAGCCATCATGCGCGACGGGACGTGGCAGGAGTAG